The genomic segment CTTCAGATAATGTTGTTTTGATCATGAAACAAAACACCAGACATAGGGCAGAAGCCTGGCTTCCCCTTCAAAGCCAGAGCTGAGTGAGGAGAGCAGCAGGGAGCTGAGGATGGGCGTGGGgccacgagcagggggagggggcagtggaaACATCCAACCCAGCCCAACCTCCTGCCAGGTGGtgaccccagggcccagcccccaCTCCTGATGCAGGAATACGGTTCCAAACTGTGCAATTCTGAGGGCTTCTCAGGCCTCAGAAAAGCAAGCAAAACTCTCAACACACATGAGCAGGTTAGGTGGGAGAGAAGTTTCTTACATTGTTCTTCTCAAACTTCCAGTTCTCCTCCTGGGCCAAGATCTGGTCCACCACCGCCATGGCCTCCTTGCCCTGATGGATGTACTCCCGTTCCTGGCCAGGGATGAAAGGCATGGAGGGGTCAGCCTGAGGCCCATACCCTACCTTGTTCGTGGCCAGTTCTTTCTCTAGATACTCCACACACATGGAGTCTGGGTGGTCTCTCGGGCCCTGTGGGGTCCCCCAGGTGCTGTGGCTGCTCGCCTCCGGGCCCCAGGTATGAGGCAGACCGGTGGGCCTGACTGACGGTGAGCCAGACACGCAGGTGCACGACGACTGGCATTCGGGCTGCCTGAGGTCCATGCTCTGCTGGGAAGGCCCCGCCCACCCTGGCTGAGCCCAGCACTGGCCCTTCTCCGAGGTGCCCACTCCAAAGGTCAGGCGAGGTGGGCAGCCAAATACCTGGGCAGAGAAGATTTTCTTCCCAAGGTCTTCATCTGATTCATTGTCAGACCCTGCAGAAAACAAGCACAGAGACATTAAGAAGGTGTGGGGACAGACTGTGGGGACATAGTGGGGTTCGGGCATAAGTGCAACGTTGCGGGGAGGACAGAAGTATGTGTAGAAGAAGGTTGCTCACTTTCCCCGGAGAGCCAacagaaggaacagaaggaacCCAGCCAACCCACTCCTCATAAAGACCCTCCCTGAAAGCAGTTCCCCATCCACCAGCCCTCACCTGCAAAGGATTCTGGAGGTGAATAGAACTGGCCCTCAGATAGAGCGCCAGAGAAGAGCAGGGGTCCTCGGGCGACAGCAGCCTGGGCAGCAAGATACCCTGGGGGAGCAGACATGGGCAGCCATTGTCCCAAAACAAGGGCAGTCATGCCTTAGCAGCCTGGGGTCCCCCCAACTCCACACTCATCTTTAGGCTCTTGGAGGCTGTTCAGAGCTGGCAAGATAGCTCAGAACTGGCTCTCATGCCTGAAAGTCTCCTCTCTTAGGGCTATGATGACCCTCACTGCACCCCTTCCCCCAGCACTCACATCgctcctcctcagcctcctgtGGTAGGACTTTGAAGTCAAGGAACCAGGTCTCCAACCAGGCAAGGACAAAGGAGACGATAGGGAGCAGGTAGCCGAATGCCCCTTTGCTGAGCAGCTGTGGAAGGATGGGGCTGAGCTCCACGGTAGGGGGGTCGCCCAAAGCCCAGAGTCCCCTCTTGGGGCTAGTAACTCTGGCATACACCCCATTCCTGGACCAGCTGCTTGGGGACCTCTGCGGCACACACCTCTGAGACAGATTAATGAATTCTGCAGCAGGATAAACTGAGGTTAGGCTGGCAGAAGGATTTTTTGTTCTTGGGGTTGTAGAGGGGCAGGTGGAAGAAGCCAGTGATGAGGATCCCTTGGAACTATCAAAGGACAGGattccccctcaccccaccctgacAACAGACACAGACACCCAAAATCAGAGAAAGGGTCCCTTCTTAGGAGAAGCCCATCCCCCAGGCTAGAAACCCACCAGACCAGCCAGACCCCTGAGCCACTAACCTCAGAGAGGATGACCTTGACAATGAGGAATGCACTGGACACCAGTGTGGTGACCTgcccaggggaggaaggagggagagagggcaaacAGGCTGGGGGGTGAGTCCTCCTCCACACCATCCCTTGCACCAGCCCCACCAGAGCCTGAAAGCTGCGGGGAAAGTGGCGTCTTACCGCAATCACCCACCAGTGCCGGAGCCTCAGCACAGCATAGCCCAGGAGCAGTCCCGAGAAGCGGAAGAAGGCCAGAAcctggttgggggcggggggaggggggcaggacaCAAGCCATCACAGGCAAgccactgcccttccccctgcccaaGGCTGACCTCCCCCAGGTTCCCTCTACATGGGCATGCATGCCATGGCAGAGAATGGTTAAGTCAGTGTTTCTCTGGGGACGACTTGGATGTGACCTTCTTAGACAGGGGTCTACTCTTCCCCTTTATGCTTGGGGCTCTCTGAAGGGAGAGCCTTGTTTAGGAACTTTCTGAATATTGAGAGCTCCCTGAGGATGGGAGCCAAGTCTCCTTGCTCAGATTAGGGTGTGTgttgcagagagaagagaagccagCCAGGGAGTCCTGTCCCTGTGTCATCTCTGCCCCCAGGACCCCCTAAGTCCACTCACAAAGATGTCAAAGAAGGAAGTTTTAAAGTTGTAGTGGATGATCTCCTGCTCCAGGTTCTTCTGGATGCCTGTGTTGGTCTGGAAGAGGGAGATATGAACAGCTCTACAGGCAGAAACAAGTCCCCAGGGGTGCCCTCACCTCTGAGGATGGGGAGGAGACAGGGGGAGTGTGGAACCTGGAGATGCTGAGCCACTGCCCAAGGAGGGCCCCGAAACACCAAGGGAGCTCAGCCAAACTAACATCATTCATTCCTCCAAGCACCAGGCAACCTAGACAGGCAGGGCCTGGCTCCAGCAATGACATTCGAGGGCACAGTGCGCAGGGAGGGGGAGTCTTGGAGGCTCCAGGGCTGTGTAGGGGAGGCTACAGGCCCTGTGCAGGCAGGTAGGGCTGGTAGACTGGGCGCTGGGAGCCTGCCTCTCACAGAATCTCATCTCCCTCTCACCATTATGGGGCTCCATCTTCCCAGGCAACCATCCATCTGGGGCGGTGGGGAACGGGGGTGAGCAGCGGTGTCAGACGGAGCCCCAGGTGGCAAATCAACTGATTAGGTTTGTGCTTAATGGGCAAAATCCATCATGGTGCTGGAGAGGATGCCCAGCAACGGAGACGGGAGTGAGCAGACTTGTCCTCACCCCTGTCCCTGCCCTAGTCACCCACACATTTTCAAGAGGAATCCTGATActtggggagggagaggatgtGGATGGACACTGAGAGCCAGACCACAGCCCGACTTCTCAGGAGGAATGGGGTGCCAGCCCCCTGGAGGACGGAGGACAGAAGGGGACTCCGGGGAGTGGAACCCAAGAGCCTGGAAGGTGAAGACCCTTCATGACCACCTAGACTGGAGTTCCTAATCTCTGGCAAATGATCCAAATTGAAGTAGGGAGGCTTATTAAAGATACAGATGTTCAGGCCACTGAATCTCAGATTTAGCTGAGCATCTGGGATTTTCATACAGTTCCCAGGTGACGCTGATGCTTAGAGCAGGAGCCAGTAGTCTGGCAGCCGCCTCAATAACACCTGAAGGCCCCTACACGTCTCCACCATGTGCCTCTACCTCAAGACCACCCTGAGCCTCATGGAGTCTCACACACCACCCCTCACACCTgaccccccacccaaccccaccccagcttggtcttcctcttcctcttcctcctcagacTGCTCCCTCTTGGGCCCCATAGCCCCTCTGACCCCTAACAGTCGCCGTCCCTCACAGCTCTCCCTCTGCATGGGCATGCGCAGAAGCTGAGGGCATCCTGACCCGGGGgacctgagttccagcccctgcCAGTCTCTGGCTATGAGACCTCGCATGGGTGTTGCAACCCTCCTGGGGTCCGTACATCCAACGCGCAACACCCAGTCtgttagaaaactaaaaatatatatgctctaaaccaggaaaataaaaccacaaaaccgaaaattatcccatttttaaataagtgtctACCAAGTGAAACATTACGGCTAACTCCACTAATGGTTACAGTCCAGCATTCTGAACTTTTCATTAtgtttgaaaacaattttgagattagatttttttcttgttctgcaAGAATTCCCAAGTATGTATAATGACTGCTGAGCTATTATAGCCAGTACATCTAGGtgatttcaaaagtaaaattacaaaaaattttttggctgttttccaggaaaaaaaaaaatattttgaatgaaggCTGTGGGTGAATTTTAGTGCTTGCTTTGATGCTGGATGGGACCTTCAAAAAGAAGAATGCCTAAGACCTCAGAAGCTCTTCAAATGGCTCTGGACCTTGCTGGCCTCTGCTTTTTCATTGGCAGGATGGTCCTTAAGGTCCCCCAGGGCTCAATCTTGTTGAAGGTGCCAGTTCATCTCTGTGCACAAAGGACAGTCACCCTCAGAGCCCTCCACCTCCACACGCCCAGAATCATATTTGTCCTCTCCACCCCTAAACCAGCCCCTTCCCCAAACTCCTCACTTCTATCAACAGTCATCCTTTTTCTGTCACTGAGCCTGAGACCTGGAGAAAGGGCACCTGCCATCCTGAACTCTGACCCATTCTGCAGAAGGAAAACCagggaaggctcagagaggcggAGTCACCTGCTGAGGTCCCACAGTGAATACAGAAGAGGAGCCAGGACTGACTGAGCCTGGGATGCTTTGCTCCCACAGCTCCTGCCTCTGTGGTTGGGGCCTGCTCTACCCTGTTGGTGCCTGGAGATCAGGTCCCACAAAGCTGGCCAAGCACTGCCCAGGGGGAGGAGGGTAAGGACCCGGCACTGAGAGGCAGCTCCATCTCCAGGCTGCTAAGTGGCATCTCACCAGCCGGGAGAGGCCAAACTGGGGGGCACCGGAGGAGTGtccaaaatggagaaagagagagctaggAACCATTGAGAACTGGGAGTTTTTACTGGTTTGCTCCCCCACCGTACCCCCTGCCTTCAGCACAGTGCCTAGGATACAACAGggctttgaaaaatgtttgttgaatgaatgaatgaatgaatggagcaAGAGAGCAACATAGcacaaaaaaaggacaaaggtttcAATAGTCCAACCAGAGTCCACTGggctgtctcctcctttctcaagAGTGTCCACTAGAGGGCAGGTTGGCACGGAGGTCCAGAGTGTGAACTCTGCAGCCTGAGGGTCTGGGTTCAAACGCTGCCCTCCTTCGCATACTTGCCGAGAGCGCCTAGACAAATGACTCAAGCCCTCTGAGCTCCCAGCTATTCTGATCTTCCTGTTCTTCATCTTACCTGGAAATCTGTCCTGCCAGAGAGGCAACCCTCCCAGACGGCTGGTGCAGCAGCTAAGGCTCGGATGACCCCCGCCCCAGCCTTGGCCCCACTCACGTTCAGTTCAATGATCCAGAGCAGGGAGATGAAGAGCAGGTCGAAGGTGACAAAGAGACAGAAGGTGCGGCGGACATCAGAGATGGCTCGGCGCTTctctggaggtggagggaggaagtgggAGGAGAGGCCCTGGGAGTGGGACAGTGATGAGCTGAGGGAGGCCACGGCCGGCAGGCTGCGCTCCAAGTCACGGGCCAGCTCCCCAGACAGTCTGTTCATCCTGGTGGGCCCCCACCTCAAGGTGGGGAAGGCGGGGCCTCAGCTGCAAggctggggagaagcagggcAGCTGGGTCAGGTCACGCGTGTCTCGTGTCAGGGGCGTGGAGGTCCCATTAACCTCCTTCATCCCTTCACACACAGCCCCAGGGACCCCGTTTGCTCCCAAACACATCTGCCCCCTCTCACATCTCAACCCCCTAGCAGCCCAAGGCTCTTCCAGCCCAAATTCTCTCCTGCAGCCCCACTTCTGGGCTGGAGGGGTTTGAgcatccctctctctcggccctccTCACCAACCCCCGGTAAAGCCCAGCGGCCCCACGGTTCACCCTTGGAGGGCTCTGGGGTCCTCCCCGCTGCTTGAGGGCACAGCCTGCTCCTGCCAAGCCCAGCCCTGTGGTTCAGCCTCCGGTCCTGTCAACAGCCTCTcggcctgcccccacccccaggagaagAGGGCCCCAAGCTCTGTTCTTTGTTTGCCAAGCACAAAGCCACATTCCCTCCCAGCAGCCAGccctaccctcccaccccctaaTCCATGGCAACTGGGAGGGACTTCCTAGAGCAGTGTCTCCGTCTCCGAGTGCTCTGCACTGGGACAGCGGGTATGGAGAAAGGACATCTTGGTCCCTTCTCTCTAgctccaccccaccacccccatgTCAGGCCCAACACCATCCTCTGGCCTGGCCATTACAACTAGCCTAGCGGGCGAGTCTCCAGGCTGCCTCTCTCACCCTGTAACAACACTTCTTGCACAGCCAGAGAAAGGCTTTCCAAACACTGATCACACCCTGCCATTCCCCGAGCCCTCCAGTCCAGGCCCTGCCAGCTCTTCCAACGGCTCCTCGCACAAGGCAGGCAGGGCTCACCCCCAGCGCCACCCTGGCCTTCTTTTAGGTCCCTCCATGTGGCAGCCTGGTCCTGCCTGGGGCCTTGGACCTAGCTCTCCCTTCCCCGGTCCTTCCAAGAAGCAGCTCAAAAGTCCTCTCCTCAGAGCCCGCACCCTCCTGCCCCCAGTCACAGTGTCTTGTCCTGTTACGGGGCTTCACATTCTTCCCTCCGTGAACTCGTCACTACCCAAAATGGTCTTATTGTTTTACAAACCCTACAGGTACGGGGCTTTCACCTGACTGGTAATTTCTGTCTCCTGGCGCCCAGCACGATGCCTGGCACCTAGTGGATGCTGGACTGGCTGCTGAACAAATGGGGGATCCAGGGGGTCTCCTGGTCCTCAGCTCCATGCTACGCAGCAGAGAAATGGGGCAAATCCTGAAGAGGGGAAGAACCAGCCACTGCCCGAGGCTAGGCCAGAGCTCCACTGCCTACAGAACACTGTGCCCTCGGTTGTGTTTCATGCCCACACGGGGCAGGATGGGTCCTTCCACATTACAGGTAAGGCAGCCAAGACTGAAGGGTGAATGGACCCACCCCTTACCTGTCTGTGAGACCATGGAGCTGAAATTCTTATGAATGCTAGAGGCAGAGGGCCTCGGAGCACTCCCTCCCTGCCACACGGCCCCCAGACCCAAGGTCTCTACTCCACCAACGTGCTGGCAAGGAGCCTGAAGAGGTCCTGTTGCCTGGGCAGGGCGCACAGCATGGCCGGGGCCTTACACTTCTGCTGCTCCATCAGAGTCTCCCTGAATCTTCTCTCATGCCAGCACCAGGGGGCAGGTTTGGGGGCCAGCGAGAGGGGAACCCTAGATATTGGTCTCTGATCCTGGGACGGCAAGATCTAACCAGTCTCCCCCCTAATCTGTTATCGTTTCATACCTTTGTTATGTCTACTACTGGCCGGGGCCCTCAGTCTATCAGGTCCCAAACAAGCTCCCCATTTGCGACAGAGAGGAGACTCTGACCAAGCCAGTTTGtccatccctctgcctctgcGCAAGCCCCAATGGACAGGAGCTGACTGTTCTCAGCAGAGGCACCCGGCCCAAGGCCACCCCTAATACCACACTACTGGGGTTGCCGTGCCCAGCTCATCTGGTACTGAAGGAAAGCTGGGCCTAGCTCTGGCAGGACGCAGTAAGAGAGGGATGTGACAGGCCGCCGGCAATGACACCTATCCCCAACATCCATCCACCGGACCTGGTGCCAGACTGAATGCTCAGCGCATCTCTCACCATGACAGGGCCACAGCTCCAGGGCAGGTGACATTTCCTGGTGTCTAATAGCCCTCTTGTCTGCTGCCAgacctgtctccatctctcttcctccttccttcctgtctctctcataaactacttttctgtttttgtgtctcTGTGCCAGCCCCCATCTCCCCACTTCATGTCTATCTTTCTGGGTCTTCCTAagtctctcccctctgtctctctccaccaccATCACCTCAGTCTCCCTTGAAAGTCTCCCTttccacctgtgtgtgtgtgtgtgtgtgtgtgtgtgtgtgtgtctcgtcTTCCCtatctgctcctctccctcttcttgagTCACTGCAGGGTGCTGTGGCTTCCCTATTCCCAGCTGCTCCCGAGTCTGTCTGGCATCCCCCcggctttctccctccctccctggggacAGGACTCGGGTGGTGGCAGCGTGGTGTGAGATGCCACTGGAGCGGCAACAGCACCGACACTCACACACGCAGACATCCTTGTTGAAGCAAGAGACACAGATGGGGGAGAGCACAGGTGTTGGGGGAGGCCGGAAGAGCTGCAGACACAGGGGAGTGTGGGAGCCACGCACGGGGCCTCTgaagcagggctgggggcagccggccaagaggcagagacagggggctTCTACATCACCCTCCCCTACGAAAGCTGCTCAGAGTCCAAAGTAGAGCAGAAGGAGCACCAGTCGGGAATGAGGACCTGAGCCCCACTCTTGGGACAGCCATTGACCCCGAGTAACTGAGCAAGTCCTCACAAGCCCCTGCTGCGTTACCTGGGGGAAaaagtcagtgatttttttaaaccccCTTCTTCAAGCaagagaaacttaagaaaaaaagaaaaaagaaaagaaaaccctactTGGAAccttaataaacaaaaaagataaaaacagactgTTACAGGTCCTGCCACAGAAGGTGCCACAGACAGCCTCACTTGGCAGCCTTTCCTGGGTCACCCTGGAGGCACCTCCTTGGGCGCAGTTTGAAAACCGCCCACTCAGATGACTTCAAAAGATCTTTGAGCTCCGTCAGACTGCCTGCCAGTCCAAGAGGTGAAAACCATCTTGGCCTGGAACTGCCCTTGACGGTCCCCAAAGCACTGTTCTCTGCCCCCCTGGCCCTGCGGGTGGAAGGTGGCAGCTGCGAGCGGAACAGTGAGGCCTGGCCTCCCCCACACCGCAGTGCCCACCGTCCTGATGAGGGGGAGGCAGGAATGAGTGCTGTGGGCCAGAGACAGCACGGCTGCCGCCCAGGCCCATGGGAGCAGCAGCCCCTGCCGAGCCCAGCCTCCGCGGTCACCTCTGCTGTCCTTGCTCCCTGCCCCGCCCACGTGCCTGCACAGGTGTCTGGAGTGGAGCGGCACGTCATGGCGTGAAGAAGTCCGTCCGGGACGGACAGAGCAGACTTGACACTCACCCATTGTGTTTTAGGGGAAGCGGAGCTGCTATGGCTTGGGCACGGGGGCAAGGAAATGGGAGGCTTCATCATCCCCGGTAAGggaaggaggggtgaggggaagaggcagGCCACTGGGCACAGTGGATTACTCCAGTTCTTGCAGCTCCTGAggcaaaggggaggggcaggcacggCCCCCAGGGCCTGCCAGGCCTTCTCTTACCC from the Prionailurus viverrinus isolate Anna unplaced genomic scaffold, UM_Priviv_1.0 scaffold_35, whole genome shotgun sequence genome contains:
- the STARD3 gene encoding stAR-related lipid transfer protein 3 isoform X1, whose product is MNRLSGELARDLERSLPAVASLSSSLSHSQGLSSHFLPPPPEKRRAISDVRRTFCLFVTFDLLFISLLWIIELNTNTGIQKNLEQEIIHYNFKTSFFDIFVLAFFRFSGLLLGYAVLRLRHWWVIAVTTLVSSAFLIVKVILSELLSKGAFGYLLPIVSFVLAWLETWFLDFKVLPQEAEEERWYLAAQAAVARGPLLFSGALSEGQFYSPPESFAGSDNESDEDLGKKIFSAQEREYIHQGKEAMAVVDQILAQEENWKFEKNNEYGDTVYTIEVPFHGKTFILKTFLPCPAELVYQEVILQPERMVLWNKTVTACQILQRVEDNTLISYDVSSGAAGGVVSPRDFVNVRRIERRRDRYLSSGIATTHCAKPPTHKYVRGENGPGGFIVLKSASNPRVCTFIWILNTDLKGRLPRYLIHQSLAATMFEFAFHLRQRIGELGARA
- the STARD3 gene encoding stAR-related lipid transfer protein 3 isoform X2, with translation MNRLSGELARDLERSLPAVASLSSSLSHSQGLSSHFLPPPPEKRRAISDVRRTFCLFVTFDLLFISLLWIIELNVLAFFRFSGLLLGYAVLRLRHWWVIAVTTLVSSAFLIVKVILSELLSKGAFGYLLPIVSFVLAWLETWFLDFKVLPQEAEEERWYLAAQAAVARGPLLFSGALSEGQFYSPPESFAGSDNESDEDLGKKIFSAQEREYIHQGKEAMAVVDQILAQEENWKFEKNNEYGDTVYTIEVPFHGKTFILKTFLPCPAELVYQEVILQPERMVLWNKTVTACQILQRVEDNTLISYDVSSGAAGGVVSPRDFVNVRRIERRRDRYLSSGIATTHCAKPPTHKYVRGENGPGGFIVLKSASNPRVCTFIWILNTDLKGRLPRYLIHQSLAATMFEFAFHLRQRIGELGARA